One window from the genome of Salvelinus fontinalis isolate EN_2023a chromosome 3, ASM2944872v1, whole genome shotgun sequence encodes:
- the LOC129851234 gene encoding peroxisome proliferator-activated receptor gamma coactivator-related protein 1-like isoform X2: MDTHSCLDPSILAMFEDSAVAAETRSRLDEESESTLLTALTEILDSVDDETLSPFDTLPDTGLFSDQRLRDNSPLRRLLSFTRSPPDKEALFRSIKTPSSSSSPSSSVGKVETVITDRPRRARLTPRAQGSSTSIQRSDGEEEEGGKVHIHSPPRGFNLTNQDSGKLSLDQSEVRALNSVEKDHGYSSTVSLVDLVKLMHPYCLRVCLDEEGKDWVGTSRQEASSLGERSADQRVPLEGEVWRYTKPGSEESDEEIDVDGSDDECPSRGGMKDEKEGGGEQESKGEEVKQLKSLLVKWDVSQEGQKTKNKKRVSFGPVLVTSYELPETDTLDLTVLPDLSELTSQIPIFDFNTKTTTFSLTTSSPESSAASSKDNQHPVVTDLPERTGDKSSSEPPPQQGESKPRPALSLQQYRLLRQQKRLPLVVKPENYTTKWPSLPETPKELPPIPYLQGPKYNVWGPTTTHHYIGSKTGDDVSGFKPISKTRTKTVSPACPSKPGKGIGINGSKPVRSGTKTSPASSALKPKRNSMEAKSANYVGVLKRIWTETISPASPLPSPNLNSNSVAGLGQNRTSPEKSAVAVSSDPPNPVLVPLPGTRPSLDGFDRSHGTNQEKQEQSLPLSTTQESPAPKPKMVFCNRDPSLKSTSLLLEIQRRFSTKQPLRKALHTQNTAETTKQGDQLRSLSPRKGIETVPEGSKFSPSAPVMASPSSRPSVHPPTHAVVAPYPEMERAKRVALGNLPHVQLSTSPESSTCIQTPTCSTGIEATDLTSLLERFEETQAKEETESEPEGSPDRSPVGDEELSSNTEGMPTLLGAYLLSTQEKLCLPEPAGFPELVNTLKPLRTPEPLRTPGPLRTPGPLRTPEPLRTPEPLRTLGPLRTLERCDTQEPLSIQNVLSTQEQAPAQPRWKPLTPVAPQRKQPATPKPLPPKAIQIIDPRPLTPKKAHPLHPKPPVNPPEFQTPVSVSSDHDYCLSQDQPGSNTTMLCSKKQTILPDHQPIPNPSSVPGTQNSGKHLRQQQPMDSRTVPETELPSDSAPPSTESSPSRTDAITAGETQEERTNPCIPSPPSPSPPARGRRSSRRYRTRSSCSDSSSRSPSSSSSSSSSSSSRSRSRSPPRKRFCPRRSESSSSSSSSCSSSVSRSPVPCRYRLPYPQSWNRSRSTSKSWTQSGSRSRSRSPSTLAHSRAQRWKDCCSSNRDSRKRKRQQEMRNQKLKAIDERRVVYVGRIQRTMMHAELRERFSLFGEVEECTLHFRDRGDHYGFVTFYNMKDAFSAIENGYKLRRPDELPFDLCFGGRRQFCKSTYADLDSNREEEDPTPAKSEEEELDFDTLLKQAQKGLKR; encoded by the exons GTTGAGACAGTCATTACTGACAGACCCAGGAGGGCTAGGCTAACTCCCAGAGCCCAGGGCTCTTCCACATCCATACAGAGgagcgatggagaggaggaggagggcggcAAGGTCCACATTCACAGTCCGCCTCGGGGCTTCAATCTGACCAATCAGGACTCTGGAAAACTTTCCCTTGACCAATCAGAAGTCAGAGCGCTGAACTCAGTAGAGAAGGACCATGGCTACTCCTCTACAGTGTCCCTGGTGGACCTGGTGAAACTCATGCACCCCTACTGCCTGAGGGTGTGCCTGGATGAGGAGGGGAAGGACTGGGTCGGCACATCCAGGCAGGAGGCCTCCTCCCTGGGGGAACGGAGCGCGGACCAGAGAGTACCCCTGGAGGGCGAGGTGTGGAGGTATACGAAGCCTGGTTCGGAAGAGAGCGACGAGGAAATTGATGTGGACGGATCAGATGACGAGTGTCCCtcgagaggagggatgaaggatGAGAAAGAGGGGGGTGGAGAACAGGAAAGTAAAGGTGAAGAAGTGAAGCAACTAAAAAGTCTACTTGTGAAGTGGGACGTGTCCCAAGAAGGCCAGAAGACCAAGAACAAAAAAAGAGTGAGTTTCGGACCCGTCCTGGTGACATCCTACGAGCTACCAGAAACAGACACACTTGACTTAACAGTGCTCCCGGACTTGAGCGAGCTCACCAGCCAAATCCCCATTTTTGACTTCAACACCAAAACAACAACCTTTTCCCTCACAACATCCTCTCCAGAGTCTTCAGCAGCATCTTCAAAGGACAACCAACATCCGGTTGTAACTGACTTACCTGAAAGGACCGGAGATAAGTCGTCGTCAGAGCCTCCACCACAGCAAGGCGAGTCCAAGCCCAGACCGGCCCTCAGTCTTCAGCAGTACCGCCTGCTGCGCCAGCAGAAAAGACTACCCCTGGTGGTGAAACCTGAGAATTACACCACCAAATGGCCCTCTCTACCTGAAACCCCCAAGGAGTTGCCTCCTATACCCTATTTGCAAGGACCTAAATATAATGTTTGGGGACCGACGACCACACATCATTACATAGGAAGTAAAACAGGGGATGATGTCAGTGGATTCAAGCCTATATCTAAGACTAGGACAAAGACTGTCTCTCCTGCTTGTCCCAGTAAACCTGGTAAAGGCATTGGCATCAATGGATCAAAGCCTGTAAGAAGTGGGACTAAGACTTCTCCTGCCAGCTCAGCTTTAAAGCCCAAACGCAACTCAATGGAAGCTAAATCTGCTAATTATGTTGGTGTATTAAAGCGTATTTGGACTGAGACCATCTCTCCTGCTAGTCCCTTACCAAGTCCCAACCTGAACTCCAACTCAGTGGCGGGTCTGGGCCAGAACAGGACGAGCCCAGAAAAGAGTGCTGTTGCTGTCAGTAGCGACCCCCCAAACCCTGTCCTGGTCCCACTACCAGGAACCCGTCCATCTTTGGATGGATTTGATAGGAGCCATGGGACCAACCAGGAGAAGCAGGAACAatctctacctctgtccaccACCCAGGAGTCTCCGGCGCCCAAGCCCAAAATGGTGTTCTGCAACCGGGATCCAAGCCTGAAGAGCACCAGTCTCCTCCTTGAGATCCAGCGGAGGTTCTCCACCAAACAACCATTGCGGAAAGCACTTCACACCCAAAACACTGCAGAGACCACGAAACAAGGGGATCAGCTTCGCTCTCTCAGTCCAAGGAAAGGGATTGAGACCGTACCAGAAGGGTCCAAGTTTTCCCCAAGTGCACCAGTAATGGCAAGTCCGTCCTCCAGACCCTCagtccatccacccacccatgcTGTTGTTGCTCCTTACCCAGAGATGGAGAGGGCAAAGCGGGTAGCCCTTGGGAACCTCCCCCATGTCCAACTGTCCACATCTCCAGAGAGTAGCACCTGCATACAGACCCCCACCTGCAGCACAG GAATCGAAGCCACAGATCTGACCAGTCTTCTGGAGCGGTTTGAGGAGACACAAG CCAAAGAGGAGACTGAGAGTGAACCTGAAGGCAGTCCAGATAGGAGCCCTGTTGGAGATGAAGAGCTGAGCAGTAACACTGAAG GGATGCCGACACTGCTGGGTGCCTATCTCCTCAGCACCCAAGAAAAACTCTGTCTTCCAGAACCTGCTGGCTTTCCAGAACTTGTCAACACACTCAAACCCCTCAGAACTCCGGAACCCCTCAGAACTCCGGGACCCCTCAGAACTCCGGGACCCCTCAGAACTCCGGAACCCCTCAGAACTCCGGAACCCCTCAGAACTCTGGGACCCCTCAGAACTCTGGAACGTTGCGATACTCAGGAACCTCTCAGCATCCAGAATGTTCTCAGCACTCAGGAACAGGCCCCTGCACAGCCGCGCTGGAAACCGCTTACCCCTGTCGCACCTCAGAGGAAGCAACCGGCGACCCCCAAACCTCTCCCTCCCAAGGCCATCCAAATCATCGACCCCCGTCCTCTAACACCCAAAAAGGCCCACCCCCTCCACCCAAAGCCCCCTGTCAACCCCCCTGAGTTCCAGACACCAGTATCTGTCTCCTCGGACCACGACTACTGTCTATCTCAGGATCAACCAGGGAGTAATACTACTATGCTATGCAGCAAAAAACAAACGATACTCCCCGACCACCAACCAATCCCCAACCCCTCCTCAGTGCCTGGCACACAGAACTCTGGGAAACATTTGCGCCAGCAGCAGCCAATGGACTCCAGGACTGTTCCAGAGACAGAACTTCCCTCAGACTCTGCTCCGCCATCTACAGAGAGCTCCCCCTCTAGGACGGACGCCATTACTGCAGGGGAGACACAGGAAGAGAGAACCAACCCCTGCATCCCTTCCCCTCCTTCACCCAGTCCCCCTGCCAGAGGTAGGAGGTCGTCCCGGCGCTATCGGACAAGGTCTTCATGCTCGGACTCTAGCTCTAGGTCCCcttcttcatcatcatcttcctcatcatcctcctcctctcgaTCCAGGTCTCGCTCTCCACCCCGAAAGAG GTTCTGTCCCAGGCGTTCTGAAAGcagttcctcctcctcgtcctcttgCTCCAGCTCCGTCTCCCGTTCCCCGGTTCCCTGTCGGTACCGGCTCCCCTACCCACAGTCCTGGAACCGCTCTCGGTCCACATCAAAGTCCTGGACTCAGTCTGGTTCCAGATCTAGGTCCAGATCCCCCTCCACACTGGCCCACAGCAGGGCCCAGAGGTGGAAGGACTGCTGCAG CTCCAACAGGGACTCCAGGAAACGAAAGAGACAACAAGAGATGAGGAATCAAAAACTAAAAGCCATA GACGAGCGCAGGGTGGTGTACGTGGGCCGCATCCAGAGGACCATGATGCACGCGGAGCTGAGAGAACGCTTCTCTCTGTTTGGAGAGGTGGAGGAATGCACCCTGCACTTTAGAGACAGGGG CGACCACTACGGCTTTGTGACGTTCTACAACATGAAAGATGCGTTCTCAGCCATCGAGAACGGCTACAAGCTGAGGAGACCTGACGAGCTGCCCTTTGACCTCTGCTTCGGGGGCAGGCGTCAGTTCTGCAAATCTACGTACGCCGACCTAG ATTCTAATCGGGAAGAGGAGGACCCCACTCCAGCGAAaagtgaggaggaggagctggaCTTTGACACGCTATTGAAGCAGGCACAGAAAGGCTTGAAGCGGTAG